The following coding sequences are from one Aeromicrobium duanguangcaii window:
- the uvrB gene encoding excinuclease ABC subunit UvrB — MRPVSELKRQVAPFEVVSEYQPAGDQPAAIAEITKRIKGGTNDVVLMGATGTGKTATTAWLAEQLQRPMLVMLPNKTLAAQFANELRELLPNNAVEYFVSYYDYYQPEAYIAQTDTYIEKDSSINEEVERLRHSATWSLLTRRDVIVVATVSCIYGLGSAQEYLNRMIGFKVGDEMGRDQLLRTLVQAQYVRNDVSSTRGTFRVKGDTVEIFPVYQEMAVRVEFFGDEIERLMTLHPLTGEILSDDQELYVGAATHYAAGPDVMSRAIEGIKAELEDRLQVLERENKLLEAQRLRMRTTYDLEMMEQVGTCSGIENYSLHMDGRPPGSAPNCLIDYFPQDFVLVVDESHVTIPQIGAMYEGDMSRKRSLVEHGFRLPSAMDNRPLKWPEFLQRIGQTVYLSATPGNYEMNKVEGDVVEQVIRPTGLIDPEVIVKPTKGQIDDLIGEINDRVERNERVLVTTLTKKMSEDLTDYLLEAGIRTRYLHSEVDTLRRVELLRELRMGEYDVLVGINLLREGLDLPEVSLVAILDADKEGFLRSGRSLIQTIGRAARNVSGQVIMYADRITDSMAMAIDETNRRRIKQVAYNTERGIDPQPLRKKIGDITDMLAREDEDTRALLAATGDHKRKGAAVPLGQHTKDLADLPSGELASLIDQLSEQMHQAAADLQFEVAARLRDEISELKRELRGMIGAGT; from the coding sequence ATGCGACCAGTCTCCGAGCTCAAGCGGCAGGTGGCGCCGTTCGAGGTCGTCTCCGAGTACCAGCCGGCCGGCGACCAGCCCGCCGCGATCGCCGAGATCACCAAGCGGATCAAGGGCGGCACCAACGACGTCGTGCTCATGGGCGCGACCGGCACCGGCAAGACGGCCACGACCGCGTGGCTGGCCGAGCAGCTGCAGCGCCCCATGCTCGTGATGCTCCCGAACAAGACGCTCGCCGCCCAGTTCGCCAACGAGCTGCGCGAGCTGCTGCCGAACAACGCCGTCGAGTACTTCGTGTCGTACTACGACTACTACCAACCCGAGGCGTACATCGCCCAGACCGACACCTACATCGAGAAGGACTCCTCGATCAACGAGGAGGTCGAGCGGCTCCGGCACTCGGCCACGTGGTCGCTGCTCACGCGGCGCGACGTCATCGTGGTCGCCACGGTCTCGTGCATCTACGGCCTCGGCTCGGCCCAGGAGTACCTGAACCGGATGATCGGCTTCAAGGTCGGCGACGAGATGGGCCGCGACCAGCTGCTGCGGACCCTCGTCCAGGCGCAGTACGTGCGCAACGACGTCAGCTCCACCCGCGGCACGTTCCGGGTCAAGGGCGACACGGTCGAGATCTTCCCCGTCTACCAGGAGATGGCGGTGCGGGTCGAGTTCTTCGGCGACGAGATCGAGCGGCTGATGACCCTGCACCCGCTGACGGGCGAGATCCTCAGCGACGATCAGGAGCTCTACGTCGGCGCGGCCACCCACTACGCCGCCGGACCCGACGTGATGTCCCGCGCGATCGAGGGGATCAAGGCAGAGCTCGAGGACCGACTCCAGGTGCTCGAGCGCGAGAACAAGCTGCTCGAGGCACAGCGACTGCGCATGCGCACGACCTACGACCTCGAGATGATGGAGCAGGTCGGGACCTGCTCGGGGATCGAGAACTACTCCCTGCACATGGACGGCCGGCCGCCGGGCTCGGCGCCGAACTGCCTGATCGACTACTTCCCCCAGGACTTCGTGCTGGTGGTCGACGAGTCGCACGTGACGATCCCGCAGATCGGCGCGATGTACGAGGGCGACATGAGCCGCAAGCGATCGCTGGTCGAGCACGGCTTCCGGCTGCCCAGCGCGATGGACAACCGTCCGTTGAAGTGGCCCGAGTTCCTCCAGCGCATCGGCCAGACCGTCTACCTGTCGGCCACGCCGGGCAACTACGAGATGAACAAGGTCGAGGGCGACGTCGTCGAGCAGGTCATCCGCCCGACCGGCCTGATCGACCCCGAGGTCATCGTCAAGCCCACGAAGGGCCAGATCGACGACCTCATCGGCGAGATCAACGACCGCGTCGAGCGCAACGAGCGCGTCCTCGTCACGACCCTGACGAAGAAGATGTCCGAGGACCTCACCGACTACCTGCTCGAGGCCGGCATCCGCACCCGGTACCTGCACAGCGAGGTCGACACCCTGCGCCGCGTCGAGCTGCTGCGCGAGCTGCGCATGGGCGAGTACGACGTGCTCGTCGGCATCAACCTGCTGCGAGAGGGCCTCGACCTGCCCGAGGTCAGCCTCGTGGCGATCCTCGACGCCGACAAGGAGGGGTTCCTGCGCTCGGGCCGCTCGCTCATCCAGACGATCGGTCGCGCGGCGCGCAACGTGTCGGGCCAGGTCATCATGTACGCCGACCGGATCACCGACTCGATGGCGATGGCGATCGACGAGACGAACCGCCGCCGGATCAAGCAGGTCGCGTACAACACCGAGCGGGGCATCGACCCGCAGCCGCTGCGCAAGAAGATCGGCGACATCACGGACATGCTCGCCCGCGAGGACGAGGACACCCGAGCCCTGCTGGCCGCGACGGGCGACCACAAGCGCAAGGGCGCGGCCGTGCCGCTGGGTCAGCACACCAAGGATCTGGCCGATCTGCCCTCGGGCGAGCTGGCCTCGCTCATCGACCAGCTGTCCGAGCAGATGCACCAGGCGGCGGCCGACCTGCAGTTCGAGGTGGCGGCGCGGTTGCGCGACGAGATCAGCGAGCTCAAGCGCGAGCTGCGGGGCATGATCGGCGCCGGTACCTGA
- a CDS encoding carboxymuconolactone decarboxylase family protein, with amino-acid sequence MRPPRVRPGRLRQLGLVNHLLAKVLSRGAGVREAHLFTTLGRNRSLFRFWLAYSGALMLGGRLPRRETELVILRVAHRCDSDYERRHHLRLGRRAGLTEAELERTAVDDLSGWKPFDAVLLEATDLLLATDDLDDATWRRVRSYWDERQVIEFCLLVGQYRGLAATIRVLGIAPDR; translated from the coding sequence ATGAGGCCGCCTCGGGTCCGACCCGGTCGGCTCCGCCAGCTCGGGCTGGTGAACCACCTGCTCGCGAAGGTGCTCTCGCGTGGGGCGGGAGTGCGCGAGGCGCACCTGTTCACGACGTTGGGCCGCAACCGGTCGCTGTTCCGGTTCTGGCTGGCGTACTCGGGCGCTCTCATGCTGGGCGGCCGGCTGCCCCGGCGCGAGACCGAGCTGGTCATCCTGCGGGTCGCGCACCGCTGTGACAGCGACTACGAGCGTCGCCATCACCTCCGTCTGGGCCGCCGGGCGGGCTTGACGGAGGCGGAGCTCGAGCGGACGGCCGTGGACGACCTGAGCGGCTGGAAGCCCTTCGACGCCGTCCTGCTCGAGGCGACCGACCTGCTGCTGGCCACCGACGACCTCGACGACGCGACCTGGCGCCGCGTGCGGTCCTACTGGGACGAGCGTCAGGTGATCGAGTTCTGCCTGCTGGTCGGGCAGTACCGCGGACTGGCGGCCACGATCCGGGTGCTGGGGATCGCACCCGACCGCTGA